Proteins encoded together in one uncultured Fusobacterium sp. window:
- the nrdR gene encoding transcriptional regulator NrdR, whose product MKCPFCNSEDTKVIDSRSFMDGYSIKRRRECIKCEKRFTTFEKVEETPLYVVKKDKRRDKFDRNKLMRGLVAATVKRNISRESLETFVLEIEKNIQNSLKAEITTKELGEMVMEKLKKIDQVAYVRFASVYKEFKDIKSFIEIVEDINKDNNKEKKDD is encoded by the coding sequence ATGAAGTGTCCATTTTGTAATTCAGAAGATACAAAAGTAATTGACAGTAGATCATTTATGGACGGATATTCAATCAAAAGACGTCGTGAATGTATTAAGTGCGAAAAAAGATTTACAACATTTGAAAAGGTAGAGGAGACACCACTTTATGTTGTAAAAAAAGACAAAAGAAGAGACAAATTTGATAGAAATAAATTGATGAGAGGACTTGTCGCTGCTACAGTTAAGAGAAATATAAGTAGAGAAAGTTTAGAAACATTTGTTCTAGAGATTGAAAAAAATATTCAAAACTCTTTAAAAGCTGAAATCACAACAAAAGAACTTGGAGAGATGGTAATGGAAAAATTGAAAAAAATTGACCAAGTTGCCTATGTAAGATTTGCTTCAGTATATAAAGAGTTTAAAGATATAAAATCTTTTATTGAAATAGTAGAAGATATAAATAAAGATAATAATAAAGAAAAAAAGGATGATTAA